The following DNA comes from Flavobacterium sp. N3904.
TCCTCAGTTTTTCATTTATACAACAAATACAAAAGCGTTGATAAAATAAGAGAAAAAATGGTTTTTACCACACATACGCCCGAAGAAGCCGGAAATGAAAAGCACGATATTTATTTACTCGAAAAATTAAGCTTTTTCGATGGAATCCCTTTAGAAACCGTTAGAAAAATTACAGGCATTACAGACAATACTTTTAACCATTCACTAGTAGCATTAAGACTGAGCCATAAAGCAAATGGAGTATCCAAATTGCATGGAGAAGTATCTAGAGATATGTGGAAGGATTTTACGGGAATTTGTCCGATAACCCATATTACAAATGCACAGAACAAAAAATACTGGGTTGATCCTTGGTTGGACGATGCCTATGCAACTAATGACAGAGAAGAATTAATTAACCGAAAAAAGAGATTAAAAACTAAACTTTTTGAAGTGGTTGCCGACCAAACCGGTAAAATATTTGATCCAAACATTCTCACTATCGTTTGGGCAAGACGCTTTGCCGATTATAAAAGACCCGATTTGATTACTCGTAATTATGAAAAATTCAAAAGTTTGATGACGGATGCAAAAAAACCGATTCAAATTATCTTTGCAGGAAAACCCTACCCCACTGATTACGGAGCTATTCATAATTTTGACAACCTTTCGCACATCAGCAAAGAATTTAAAAATATGGCGGTACTTATTGGTCACGAATTAAAATTGTCCCGCCAATTAAAGAAAGGATCCGATATTTGGCTGAACAACCCAAGAGTAACCAGAGAAGCTTCGGGGACATCAGGAGTGACTGCAGCCATGAATGGTGCCATTAATTTTTCGACCAACGATGGATGGGTTCGCGAATTCAAGGATTTAAATACAACCCAAAATTCATTTGTTTTACCAATTGTCGATCACAATCTGCCAACCTATCAACAAGATCAAATGGATTTGGACAATTTATACCAAATGTTGGAAGAAGAAATACTACCGTTGTATTACGATTCTCCCGCGGAATGGTGGGATTTAGTAGAAACCAGTATGAAACAAATTGTACCATTCTTTGATTCTGCTCGCATGGTAGATGAATATTACACAAAAATGTACAATTGAAATTGCAATTTGGGATTAATACAAAAAATTAAAATTGACACAAAACCTCGCTTTTTTTTTAAAATACGAGGTTTTTATTTTTATATGACTTTAAAGAACTTTAAATTGCTAAAAATTTAAAATTTCACACATAAATACGAAAATTTCAATCGTTTTCGTAAATTAGCGGTCATTACAAGAAAACACATTTTATACCTATGGATTTAAACTTCAATAAAAACGAAGATCACAATAAACTTTTACTGTCTGAACTCAAGCAAAAATTCACCAAAGTCAAACTGGGTGGTGGTGAAAAACGAATCGAAAAGCTACATGCCGAAGGCAAAATGACCGCTCGGGAACGCATTGACTATCTGTTGGACTCGAATGCAAAATCTATTGAGATTGGCGCTTTTGCGGGAAAAAAAATGTATGCAGACCACGGCGGATGCCCATCAGGAGGCGTAATTGTAAAAATAGGATACATCAAAGGAAAACAATGCATTGTTGTAGCCAATGATGCAACAGTCAAAGCTGGAGCCTGGTTTCCTATTACCGCAAAGAAAAACCTGAGAGCACAGGAAATTGCGATGGAGAATCGTTTGCCTATCATCTATTTGGTTGATAGTGCCGGCGTTTATTTGCCATTGCAAGACGAAATTTTTCCAGACAAAGAACATTTTGGACGGATCTTTAGAAACAATGCACAAATGAGCAGCATGGGAATTACCCAAATCGCAGCAGTAATGGGCAGTTGTGTTGCTGGTGGTGCTTACCTTCCAATTATGAGCGATGAAGCTCTGATTGTGGACAAAACAGGAAGTATTTTCTTGGCGGGAAGCTATTTGGTCAAAGCAGCTATTGGCGAAAGTATCGACAATGAAACTTTGGGAGGAGCCACAACGCATTGCGAGATTTCAGGAGTGACAGATTACAAAGCCAAAGACGATAAAGACGCTTTAGATAAAATCAGAAACATAGTCGATAAAATCGGTGATTTTGATAAAGCGGGGTACAACCGTATTAAGGCAGAAAAACCAGCTTTGGACGAAAAAGAAATATACGGTATTTTGCCAAAAGCCAGAAATGAGCAATACGATATGATGGAAATCATCAATCGATTGGTAGATAATTCTGAATTTGAAGCATATAAAGACGGATACGGTCAATCACTCATTACTGGTTATGCCAGAATTGACGGTTGGGCTGTTGGAATAGTGGCCAATCAGAGAAAAGTGGTAAAAACGACCAAAGGCGAAATGCAATTTGGAGGTGTTATTTATTCGGATTCGGCAGACAAAGCGACTCGTTTTATTGCCAATTGCAACCAAAAGAAGATTCCGTTGGTTTTTGTTCAAGATGTAACTGGCTTTATGGTAGGTTCAAAATCCGAACATGGCGGAATAATAAAAGACGGTGCAAAAATGGTGAATGCCGTTTCCAATTCAGTGGTACCAAAATTTACGGTCATAGTTGGAAATTCATACGGAGCAGGAAACTATGCGATGTGCGGAAAAGCATTCGATCCGCGATTAATATTTGCGTGGCCAAGCGCAGAATTGGCCGTAATGGGAGGCACACAGGCCGCAAAAGTGTTGGCACAAATTGAAGCTTCTTCACTAAAAGGTAAAGGAGAAATTGTAGATGAAGCCAAAGAAGCCGAATTGTTTGCCAAAATTAAAGCCCGATATGACGAGCAGGTTTCACCATATTATGCAGCCGCTCGCTTGTGGACAGATGCTATAATTGATCCTTTAGAAACCAGAACTTGGATTTCTATGGGAATTGAAGCGGCCAACCACGCTCCTATCGAAAAGAAATTTAATTTAGGCGTAATTCAAGTATAAAAATAGCAGAAACAATTCATTTATAACACTCCTGTTTTAGGAGTGTTTTTTTTATAAAAAACTTAAAAAAGTGTTTATGCCTTTTTAAATCAAACACGGAAACCTTTATATTTGTGCGAAATCAAGGAGCTTTTTAATCATACTATAAAATTGATTAAAAAATCCAGTCCAATAATTTTATGAAAAAAATATTTTTACTTACTTTTTTTATTTTGCTTTTTATTCAATGTACATCTGTGAAAGAGCATAACAAACACTTAAATGACTTGATTGCAGTAAATAATTTAAAAACCGACGTAGATTTTGCTTATAAAAAATTGCAGCGCTTAGAACCAAAATTATATTGGTATATTTCAAAAAAAGAACTGGACTTCAAATTTGACAGTTTAAAAAACACTATTACCAAACCTCTTACAAGTTTTGAATTTTACAAGAAATTGAGTCCTGTTGTTGCTGCTATACGAGAAGGGCATTTGAGCGTTTCACCTTCTCTAAAAATGTATACAAAAGCAGAAAGAAAGGAATTGTCAAAAATGGGAATTGGTCCCTTTTCGCAATTCAATTTTATTGTAATCAATGATAAATTATATGTTTTAAAGAATCAATCCGAAAACAAATCGATTCTTCCGGGGACCGAAGTTGTTGCAATCAATGGTAAAAAAACAAATCAATTGATAAAAGAATACTCTACATTATTTAGCTCAGACGGTTATAACCAAACATTCAAAAACAACAGACTTCCAAATTCATTTTCTTCCTTTTATA
Coding sequences within:
- the glgP gene encoding alpha-glucan family phosphorylase yields the protein MSKNLPEKYRHPYAFDKKYKKSAVYFSMEFAIDQCLKIYSGGLGFLAGSHMRSAYDLKQNLIGIGILWKKGYYDQYLKEDLSMGSLFREKNYSFLEDTNIKFTIKIDNHDVWLKAYFLKPETFGTVPMFFLSTDLPENDYLAKSTTFRLYDSDPNAKIAQTMVLGLGGAKLLDALDYEPDIYHLNEAHAVSSVFHLYNKYKSVDKIREKMVFTTHTPEEAGNEKHDIYLLEKLSFFDGIPLETVRKITGITDNTFNHSLVALRLSHKANGVSKLHGEVSRDMWKDFTGICPITHITNAQNKKYWVDPWLDDAYATNDREELINRKKRLKTKLFEVVADQTGKIFDPNILTIVWARRFADYKRPDLITRNYEKFKSLMTDAKKPIQIIFAGKPYPTDYGAIHNFDNLSHISKEFKNMAVLIGHELKLSRQLKKGSDIWLNNPRVTREASGTSGVTAAMNGAINFSTNDGWVREFKDLNTTQNSFVLPIVDHNLPTYQQDQMDLDNLYQMLEEEILPLYYDSPAEWWDLVETSMKQIVPFFDSARMVDEYYTKMYN
- a CDS encoding acyl-CoA carboxylase subunit beta, which gives rise to MDLNFNKNEDHNKLLLSELKQKFTKVKLGGGEKRIEKLHAEGKMTARERIDYLLDSNAKSIEIGAFAGKKMYADHGGCPSGGVIVKIGYIKGKQCIVVANDATVKAGAWFPITAKKNLRAQEIAMENRLPIIYLVDSAGVYLPLQDEIFPDKEHFGRIFRNNAQMSSMGITQIAAVMGSCVAGGAYLPIMSDEALIVDKTGSIFLAGSYLVKAAIGESIDNETLGGATTHCEISGVTDYKAKDDKDALDKIRNIVDKIGDFDKAGYNRIKAEKPALDEKEIYGILPKARNEQYDMMEIINRLVDNSEFEAYKDGYGQSLITGYARIDGWAVGIVANQRKVVKTTKGEMQFGGVIYSDSADKATRFIANCNQKKIPLVFVQDVTGFMVGSKSEHGGIIKDGAKMVNAVSNSVVPKFTVIVGNSYGAGNYAMCGKAFDPRLIFAWPSAELAVMGGTQAAKVLAQIEASSLKGKGEIVDEAKEAELFAKIKARYDEQVSPYYAAARLWTDAIIDPLETRTWISMGIEAANHAPIEKKFNLGVIQV